One part of the Candidatus Brocadia sp. genome encodes these proteins:
- a CDS encoding radical SAM protein, with product MLEIKEVTISRILNPTSIDLGEYVINPYMGCEFSCHYCYVRSNKVVRKREKPWGTYVDVRKNSPDLLEKEVLEKKPNVVLLGSTTECFQPIEKKYQLTGKLLEILNRYKVSYVILTRSPYIVDYIPLLNQGFCKRIYFTVNNFSHALKKVLEPKSPSFPSRSTAVRILLDEGISVIPYYSPVIPWVTDIKEAFSAFEKAERIEFEYLNFNFKNTQEIINSISLAEPALKEKFTSMLCERVFYEQIWKELGEEIERQANMVQKAYKIYKHSFGEYFKNTYF from the coding sequence ATGCTAGAAATTAAAGAAGTTACGATAAGCCGTATTCTAAATCCCACATCCATAGATTTAGGGGAATATGTGATCAATCCCTATATGGGTTGTGAGTTTTCATGCCATTATTGTTACGTGAGGTCAAACAAGGTCGTTCGTAAACGGGAGAAACCCTGGGGTACATACGTAGATGTAAGGAAAAACTCACCCGATTTACTCGAAAAAGAAGTTTTGGAGAAAAAACCAAATGTCGTACTTCTTGGTTCTACGACTGAGTGTTTTCAGCCCATTGAAAAGAAATATCAGCTAACCGGAAAGCTCCTTGAAATTTTAAACAGATATAAAGTTTCCTATGTAATACTCACCCGTTCTCCTTATATCGTGGATTATATTCCTTTGCTCAACCAGGGATTTTGCAAAAGGATATATTTTACGGTAAACAATTTCAGCCATGCCCTGAAAAAGGTTTTGGAACCAAAAAGCCCGTCATTTCCTTCCCGTAGTACTGCAGTTCGTATCCTGCTTGATGAGGGTATATCTGTCATACCTTATTATTCTCCTGTTATTCCCTGGGTAACTGATATCAAAGAAGCGTTCTCAGCCTTTGAAAAGGCAGAAAGGATTGAATTCGAGTACTTAAATTTTAATTTCAAAAATACGCAGGAAATCATAAACAGTATTTCCCTGGCGGAACCTGCATTGAAAGAGAAATTTACATCGATGCTCTGCGAAAGAGTCTTCTATGAGCAAATCTGGAAAGAATTAGGTGAGGAAATAGAAAGACAGGCAAACATGGTACAGAAGGCCTACAAAATATATAAACACAGTTTTGGTGAATATTTTAAAAATACATATTTTTAA
- a CDS encoding aldo/keto reductase: MEYVNITGTELRASRIGLGTWAIGGWMWGGTEEQASIRTIHTAIEQGINLIDTAPVYGQGRSEEIVGKAIELYGKRKDVIIATKVGLEWRDTKVFRNSKKDRILKEIEDSLQRLRTEVIDIYQVHWPDPLVPIEETAEAMQQLYRQGKIRAIGVSNYSTKQMDTFRQAAPLHVMQPPYNLFERQIEQDVLPYARKHNLITLTYGALCRGLLTGKMKSDTEFTGDDLRKVDPKFQQPRYGQYLEAVAQLEHFARERFNTSVLALAIRWLLDQPGVSIALWGARRPEQLEPVAGVAGWTIDDTSRQTIERIVENVVKDPVGPEFMAPPSRADVV; the protein is encoded by the coding sequence ATGGAATACGTCAATATCACAGGAACGGAATTGCGCGCTTCACGAATTGGCTTGGGAACATGGGCTATCGGAGGCTGGATGTGGGGAGGCACCGAAGAACAAGCCTCGATCCGCACCATCCATACGGCCATTGAGCAAGGGATTAATTTGATTGATACCGCGCCAGTTTACGGACAGGGCCGTTCGGAGGAGATCGTCGGAAAGGCGATAGAGTTGTACGGTAAACGCAAGGATGTTATTATAGCCACCAAGGTTGGTTTGGAGTGGCGTGACACAAAGGTCTTCCGCAACTCTAAAAAAGATCGAATTCTTAAAGAGATCGAGGATTCATTGCAACGCCTGCGCACCGAAGTCATTGATATTTACCAGGTACACTGGCCTGATCCTCTGGTTCCCATTGAGGAAACCGCTGAGGCTATGCAACAGCTTTATCGTCAGGGCAAGATCCGCGCTATTGGTGTAAGCAATTACTCAACAAAACAAATGGATACCTTCCGTCAGGCCGCCCCACTGCACGTTATGCAACCGCCATATAACCTATTCGAGCGCCAGATAGAACAGGATGTACTACCTTATGCCCGCAAACACAATCTGATTACGCTAACTTACGGTGCCCTGTGCCGGGGATTGCTCACCGGAAAGATGAAATCTGATACAGAATTTACGGGAGACGATCTGCGAAAGGTCGATCCGAAATTTCAGCAGCCACGATATGGTCAGTACCTCGAAGCCGTCGCGCAGCTTGAACATTTCGCCCGTGAGCGCTTTAACACAAGTGTGCTGGCACTGGCAATCCGCTGGTTGCTTGACCAGCCCGGTGTGAGCATAGCCCTGTGGGGCGCACGCAGGCCCGAACAGTTAGAGCCTGTAGCGGGTGTTGCGGGATGGACAATTGATGATACGTCGCGCCAGACCATTGAACGAATTGTAGAAAATGTTGTCAAGGACCCTGTTGGACCGGAATTTATGGCGCCACCATCACGTGCGGACGTTGTGTAA
- a CDS encoding phosphoadenylyl-sulfate reductase has product MKHILEPDLMSVNKLLQDLTAADRIHWAVETFGKDAVLLSSMQSSASVLMHYFYSMELENEILFVDTGYHFRETMLLRDEFMRRYKLNIVTLYPELTPEQQEKEFKRKLYLYADGQKECCRLRKTVPFLNHMKQYGRKLAMVGLRRSEGGRRAKLNPLLQDPRTHGYTLHPIFDWTDKQIQTYLQEHDVPVHPLHKQNYPSIGCECCTTPVEPGEDPRAGRWRHLVSTGDEGPKYCNINCSDGSGI; this is encoded by the coding sequence ATGAAACATATTCTAGAACCAGATCTGATGTCCGTAAATAAACTGCTCCAGGATTTGACAGCCGCGGACAGGATCCACTGGGCAGTGGAAACCTTTGGCAAGGACGCCGTGCTGTTGAGCAGTATGCAGAGTTCGGCCTCTGTGCTGATGCATTACTTTTACAGCATGGAACTGGAAAATGAAATACTCTTCGTAGACACAGGATATCATTTTCGTGAAACTATGCTGCTTCGTGATGAATTCATGCGACGTTACAAATTAAATATAGTGACCCTGTACCCGGAATTAACCCCGGAGCAGCAGGAAAAGGAATTTAAAAGGAAATTATATCTCTACGCCGATGGTCAGAAAGAATGCTGTCGCTTGCGCAAGACAGTCCCATTCCTCAATCATATGAAGCAGTACGGGCGCAAACTTGCAATGGTTGGTTTGCGCCGCAGCGAAGGAGGCCGGCGTGCCAAATTGAATCCTCTTTTACAAGACCCCCGTACCCACGGATATACCCTTCATCCGATATTCGACTGGACGGACAAACAGATTCAGACGTACCTTCAGGAGCATGATGTACCTGTTCATCCCCTGCATAAGCAAAACTATCCCAGCATTGGATGCGAATGCTGCACCACACCGGTCGAACCGGGTGAAGACCCGCGAGCCGGCCGTTGGAGACATCTGGTAAGTACAGGTGATGAAGGACCGAAGTACTGCAACATTAATTGCTCAGATGGTTCCGGGATTTGA
- a CDS encoding glycoside hydrolase, translated as MNNQKSSVAVEEDLIQGCYTRSLRLLRGNSTPAGIIACAKSKKAVDRSYASIFGRDAAICSLGMIASKDRELVHNAKISILTLAQYQAPNGQIPKYVKPELKEVDFWYSGCIDATLWWLIAINFYDHFFPEERFAEQLRAAIDRAFNWLFCQEHQGLFLLQQNEASDWADIMPRSGFVLYSNALWYHVKRLYKISTADKTRHYFKVIFFPFDKAVPEHRRVRILMHYIRNRARRSDFYLSFVNFSFWGEEIDVFGNILSAFFGLAYTSKASRMVDAMLNLKIHQPYPVRVVHDPIRENSPLWRPYMRRHKQNLPYQYHNGGIWPFIGGFWVMLLAKLGRKELAWNELERLAEANRTNNWEFNEWFHGTTGEPMGMAGQSWNAAMFILAFHVLRDDVHL; from the coding sequence ATGAACAATCAGAAATCCTCTGTCGCCGTTGAAGAAGATCTTATTCAGGGGTGTTACACTCGTTCGCTACGGCTATTAAGAGGCAATTCAACCCCTGCCGGTATTATTGCGTGTGCAAAATCCAAAAAAGCCGTGGACAGGTCCTATGCCAGCATTTTTGGACGTGATGCAGCCATCTGCTCCCTGGGGATGATTGCATCCAAAGACCGGGAGCTCGTGCACAATGCAAAGATAAGTATCCTCACCCTGGCGCAGTATCAGGCCCCGAACGGACAGATTCCAAAATACGTAAAACCCGAACTCAAAGAGGTCGATTTCTGGTATTCGGGATGCATTGATGCCACACTCTGGTGGCTGATCGCCATAAACTTTTACGACCATTTTTTCCCCGAAGAACGGTTTGCGGAGCAGTTACGTGCGGCAATAGATCGTGCCTTTAACTGGCTTTTCTGCCAGGAACATCAGGGATTATTCTTGCTGCAGCAGAATGAGGCAAGTGATTGGGCAGATATCATGCCGAGGTCTGGTTTTGTGCTTTATTCCAATGCCCTGTGGTATCATGTAAAAAGACTGTACAAGATTTCTACCGCAGACAAGACGAGACATTATTTCAAAGTCATATTCTTTCCTTTTGATAAGGCGGTACCGGAACACCGAAGGGTGCGTATTTTGATGCACTATATCAGGAACAGGGCCAGGCGCAGTGATTTTTATCTCAGCTTCGTGAATTTTTCCTTCTGGGGAGAAGAGATAGACGTTTTTGGCAACATCCTCAGTGCCTTCTTCGGACTGGCATACACTTCCAAGGCATCCCGCATGGTTGATGCCATGCTCAATTTAAAGATTCACCAACCTTATCCCGTGAGGGTGGTCCATGATCCCATACGGGAAAACAGCCCACTCTGGCGTCCTTACATGCGGCGCCACAAGCAGAATCTTCCCTATCAGTACCACAATGGCGGCATTTGGCCATTTATTGGCGGGTTTTGGGTAATGCTGCTTGCAAAATTAGGCAGGAAAGAGCTTGCGTGGAACGAACTGGAGCGACTTGCTGAGGCAAATAGGACCAATAACTGGGAGTTCAATGAATGGTTTCACGGAACGACAGGTGAACCAATGGGTATGGCAGGACAATCCTGGAATGCAGCAATGTTCATACTGGCATTTCATGTCCTGCGGGATGACGTTCATTTATAG